In Desulfonatronum thioautotrophicum, the DNA window AGACTTCCTGTACCGAGTCCGCAAGGGCTCCCAGGATGGTCGATTCACCATCCACGTCCACCTCGACGATAATGATGCAGGTGTTTACCGTCTGTTCGGTTTTGGTCATCCCGAACTTCAGGCGCATGTCCACCACGGGCACGGCCCGCCCCCGGACATTGATCACTCCGCGCAAAAAGTCCGGGGTGCGGGGCACGCGGGTGATGTCCGTGTACTCCAGGACTTCCCGGACCTTGGCGATGTCCATGGCATACAGTTCCTTGTCCAGGGTGAAGGTCAGGTATTGGTTCAGCGTGGCGCTGTGCTTTTCCGTCATGCCGGGATCCTCCAATGTAATGGGGAAGGGGGGCGGCGGTGTTGCGGTGCATGGTTCACGAGGCGAAATGTGCTCGCCCAAAACCATGCACCGTAAACCTGGAACCGTG includes these proteins:
- a CDS encoding chemotaxis protein CheW; this translates as MTEKHSATLNQYLTFTLDKELYAMDIAKVREVLEYTDITRVPRTPDFLRGVINVRGRAVPVVDMRLKFGMTKTEQTVNTCIIIVEVDVDGESTILGALADSVQEVFNLEPEQIEPAPRLGTRIKTEFIEGMGKNGEQFIIILNIDKIFSADELAIVKDVEESI